In one window of Microplitis demolitor isolate Queensland-Clemson2020A chromosome 4, iyMicDemo2.1a, whole genome shotgun sequence DNA:
- the LOC103571388 gene encoding multiple epidermal growth factor-like domains protein 10 yields MLIKSLIVLLVIKNINGAIVPPPWANPSSNPCAAEPRGWQLLYWPPDGKCYKIFKIGAPCPETMELGPSAKGQGVTAECRCPPGTAQSSYDSICYGIFTRAACPDGQYFAPLPDTNDSRRWGVCKKPEECERGKLFWPRDGKCYSKFTRGPCPRGQLLVESKEGISECSCAAEGELGAYYWRGTEEGCFEHYTRGPCAESGEIFMPGGICGCFKNMPHYHSETRMCYPLGGIGPCKQGHHYVVTNASIAREEEIYATCTCKPGHVLYSDGLCYRKYTRGPCQLGSMLINSTSCVQVPCKRGRLYFPRERTCYRVGNRGPCSAGQVVLYDHNVRPSVDGVSYNGVCGCTKLLKLSGKCHDALEENKCEMIPGMFLVGKTCHKLYTQGPCGQGEWLVAQRRPRGKFNGQWLNNNDYNNNKVTCECRPGYKRINSPVNTDTDVETNVLSGLPGECQPPAVGIANYLNQQYKIIQQ; encoded by the exons at gttgATTAAGAGTTTAATtgtattattagtaattaaaaatataaatggcGCGATAGTGCCACCACCATGGGCTAATCCATCGAGTAACCCATGTGCTGCGGAACCACGTGGGTGGCAATTGCTCTATTGGCCACCCGATGGCAAatgttacaaaatatttaag ATTGGAGCCCCGTGTCCAGAAACAATGGAACTAGGTCCATCTGCAAAAGGTCAAGGAGTTACTGCTGAATGTCGGTGCCCACCGGGAACAGCCCAGTCGTCTTATGATTCAATTTGCTATGGAATATTCACCAGAGCCGCGTGTCCTGATGGACAATATTTCGCGCCACTTCCGGATACTAATGa CTCTAGGAGGTGGGGAGTCTGCAAGAAGCCAGAAGAGTGCGAGCGCGGGAAATTATTCTGGCCGCGAGACGGCAAGTGCTACAGCAAATTTACCCGCGGGCCGTGTCCGAGAGGCCAATTGCTTGTGGAAAGCAAGGAGGGAATTAGTGAGTGCTCTTGTGCTGCAGAAGGCGAATTGGGGGCTTATTATTGGAGAGGCACCGAGGAAGGCTGCTTCGAACACTACACCAGGGGTCCTTGTGCTGAGTCTGGGGAAATTTTTATGCCCGGTGGAATTTGCgggtgtttcaaaaatatgCCTCATTATCACTCTGAAACGAGGATGTGTTATCCTCtag GAGGTATAGGGCCGTGCAAACAAGGTCATCATTACGTAGTAACAAACGCAAGCATCGCACGTGAGGAAGAAATATACGCAACATGTACTTGTAAACCTGGTCATGTTCTCTACTCAGACGGTCTCTGCTACCGCAAGTACACCCGCGGCCCCTGTCAGCTCGGCAGCATGCTAATAAACTCAACATCCTGTGTCCAGGTGCCCTGCAAGCGCGGGAGACTCTACTTCCCCCGAGAGCGAACCTGTTACCGTGTTGGTAATCGCGGTCCCTGTTCTGCTGGACAAGTAGTCCTCTATGACCACAACGTCCGGCCCTCCGTCGACGGTGTCAGCTACAACGGGGTCTGTGGTTGCACGAAGCTTCTGAAATTGTCAGGAAAATGCCATGACGCTCTCGAGGAAAATAAATGCGAAATGATTCCTGGGATGTTCTTAGTGGGGAAAACCTGCCACAAACTCTACACCCAAGGACCCTGTGGCCAGGGTGAATGGCTCGTTGCCCAAAGACGACCgcgcggtaaatttaatgGCCAATggctaaataataatgattataataataataaggtgACTTGTGAATGCCGTCCGGGTTACAAAAGAATAAATTCGCCGGTAAACACTGACACGGATGTCGAAACAAATGTGCTGAGTGGTCTACCTGGTGAATGTCAACCACCGGCTGTCGGTAttgctaattatttaaaccaacaatacaaaattatccagcagtaa